In a single window of the Nitrospirota bacterium genome:
- a CDS encoding inorganic phosphate transporter — MATILLLAIAVVWLAYANGANDNFKGVATLFGSGTRDYPTALRWATVTTVAGSLASIVIGAGLVATFSGKGLVPDAVLADPGFMLSVGFAAAGTALLATRFGFPISTTHALVGGLVGAGLAAQGTSGVNLAALGATFVAPLLIAPVVAAALTALAHWTRRALGVSRDTCVCMGDEVRVVAPEPRGGLTAAAVAAPLPTLTVGSAEACAERYSGRVVGISVQALLDRLHVLSGGAVCFARGLNDTPKVVALLVTAQALHVPLTSLIVTVAMALGGLISARRVAETMSQRITPMNHGQGFTANLATAFLVIWASRWGLPVSTTHVSCGSLFGIGVVTGQARWATIGAIALAWMTTLPVAAALAAGAYLIAG; from the coding sequence ATGGCGACCATCCTTCTGCTCGCCATCGCCGTCGTTTGGCTCGCCTACGCCAACGGAGCCAACGATAATTTCAAGGGTGTCGCTACGTTATTTGGATCCGGCACCCGTGACTACCCTACCGCGTTGCGCTGGGCCACGGTGACGACGGTGGCAGGCTCGCTGGCGTCGATCGTGATCGGAGCCGGGCTCGTGGCCACGTTTTCGGGCAAAGGTCTCGTGCCCGACGCGGTGCTCGCGGACCCGGGCTTCATGCTCTCCGTCGGATTCGCCGCGGCTGGAACGGCTCTGTTGGCCACTCGATTCGGCTTTCCGATCTCGACCACACACGCCCTGGTCGGCGGTCTGGTGGGCGCGGGACTCGCCGCGCAGGGGACGTCCGGCGTCAACCTCGCTGCGCTCGGCGCGACGTTCGTCGCGCCGCTGCTGATCGCTCCCGTCGTCGCCGCTGCGCTGACCGCCCTCGCGCACTGGACGCGTCGCGCCCTTGGCGTGTCCCGCGACACCTGCGTGTGCATGGGCGATGAGGTCCGCGTGGTCGCGCCCGAGCCGCGCGGAGGACTCACGGCGGCCGCGGTCGCCGCGCCGTTGCCAACCCTAACCGTAGGCAGCGCCGAGGCGTGTGCAGAACGCTACTCAGGCCGCGTGGTCGGGATCAGCGTGCAGGCGCTGTTGGACCGGCTGCACGTCCTCAGTGGAGGCGCGGTATGTTTTGCGCGGGGCCTCAACGACACGCCCAAGGTCGTCGCGCTGCTCGTCACGGCGCAGGCGCTGCACGTGCCGCTCACGTCGTTGATCGTAACGGTCGCGATGGCCCTAGGCGGCTTGATCAGCGCGCGAAGGGTTGCTGAAACCATGAGCCAGCGGATCACCCCGATGAACCATGGCCAGGGATTCACGGCCAACCTGGCCACGGCCTTTCTGGTCATCTGGGCCTCGCGGTGGGGGCTGCCCGTGTCCACGACGCATGTGTCGTGCGGGTCCCTGTTTGGAATCGGCGTTGTGACCGGACAAGCGCGGTGGGCCACGATCGGGGCGATCGCGTTGGCATGGATGACGACGCTTCCGGTAGCCGCTGCGCTGGCCGCAGGCGCTTACCTCATCGCCGGCTGA
- a CDS encoding methyltransferase domain-containing protein produces MNLTHETVLHAPSHETLSANGVHVLLDPARPNWIGTDDRGQRILELFDGTRTFGQVVRTYAAESKLEFAAAWQHVDTLARDAIRRGMLADRPIVRPPYRGRAAHLGSRRLTELWLHTNNSCNLACRHCLVSSGPDGDRGLPTDVLLRVIADAKALGVCRFFFTGGEPFLRKDILGLIDATLEDPTAELAILTNGILFTPALLGELGRRDPARLKIQISLDGSTPHTNDLLRGRGSFQRIVHGIGSAIEARLSVTVSTVITDTNAEDVPEVTRLVARLGGTAHHLLWLHKRGRAEDGVDRTPPVERVIDVIRRCREVGRGLGVVVDNHEAVKTRLRYPAGTKRDLASAGVSSLCVYSDGQVYPSAAMANVPALACGSILERPLHDIWTSSTVARAFASATVEDKAICRTCPLKFLCGGGDVEHAYFYGGSINAHDPYCDLHQAMIADALQELTEERKALVTNRKSGFSAPIVYTGMGEAAVTCATDETPGEVLTSRSECVLTFDLDAPRKVVREFYGNAAETTQEELCCPVQPNPEDLAHIPKEVVERFYGCGSPVGAAGIQPGETTLDLGSGAGIDVFIAAKKVGPTGRTIGVDMTPQMLAVARDAQKDVASALGYDVVEFREGFLEQIPAETQSVDLVTSNCVINLSPDKPRVFAEMWRVLRDHGRIVIADIVADQEVPPHQRQDPRLWGECISGALTEEEFLAALERAGFYGLQVFKKTFWKEVEGFKFYSVTVRGFKFEKTAGCVYAGQTATYLGPFKGASDEEGHWFPRNVAVEVCTDTAAKLSHAPYAGLFTVTGLTAEIHPTAAGCDPATGCC; encoded by the coding sequence ATGAATCTGACGCACGAGACGGTGTTGCACGCTCCATCCCACGAGACACTGTCGGCAAACGGGGTCCATGTGCTCCTGGACCCGGCAAGACCGAACTGGATCGGCACCGATGACCGAGGACAGCGCATCCTGGAGCTGTTTGACGGGACGCGCACGTTCGGTCAAGTCGTACGCACGTACGCCGCCGAGTCCAAACTCGAATTCGCCGCAGCCTGGCAACACGTGGACACGCTGGCCCGCGATGCGATCCGCCGCGGCATGCTCGCGGATCGGCCGATCGTGCGTCCGCCCTACCGGGGTCGCGCTGCACACCTGGGCTCGCGACGCCTGACCGAACTGTGGTTGCACACCAACAATTCGTGCAACCTCGCGTGCCGCCATTGCTTGGTGTCGTCCGGCCCAGACGGCGACCGCGGCTTGCCCACCGACGTGCTCCTGCGCGTGATCGCGGACGCGAAGGCGCTGGGCGTGTGCCGGTTCTTCTTCACCGGTGGCGAGCCCTTCCTCAGAAAGGACATCCTGGGGCTGATCGATGCGACGCTGGAGGACCCCACCGCGGAGTTGGCGATCCTGACCAACGGTATCCTGTTCACCCCCGCGCTGTTGGGTGAACTCGGCCGTCGCGATCCCGCCCGACTCAAGATCCAAATCAGTCTCGACGGCTCAACGCCCCACACCAACGATCTACTGCGCGGCCGGGGAAGTTTCCAGCGCATCGTCCACGGCATCGGCAGCGCAATCGAAGCCCGGCTCTCGGTCACGGTCAGCACCGTGATCACGGACACCAACGCGGAGGACGTGCCCGAGGTCACCCGATTGGTGGCTCGCCTGGGCGGAACCGCGCACCACCTCCTCTGGCTGCACAAACGCGGACGAGCGGAGGACGGCGTGGATCGCACACCCCCGGTCGAGCGCGTCATCGACGTGATCCGCCGGTGCCGCGAGGTCGGCCGCGGGCTCGGCGTAGTCGTCGACAACCACGAAGCCGTGAAAACCAGACTGCGTTATCCCGCGGGCACCAAGCGCGACCTGGCCAGCGCCGGTGTCTCCAGCCTCTGCGTGTATTCGGATGGCCAAGTCTACCCCTCGGCCGCGATGGCCAATGTGCCAGCGCTGGCGTGCGGCTCGATCCTCGAGCGACCCCTGCACGACATCTGGACGTCGAGCACGGTGGCGCGCGCGTTCGCGTCGGCCACGGTCGAAGACAAGGCGATCTGTCGGACCTGCCCGCTCAAGTTTCTCTGCGGCGGCGGCGACGTCGAGCACGCCTACTTCTACGGCGGCTCGATCAACGCGCATGACCCCTACTGCGATCTGCACCAAGCCATGATCGCCGACGCCCTGCAGGAGCTGACCGAGGAACGCAAAGCCCTCGTGACTAACCGCAAGTCGGGCTTCTCCGCGCCGATCGTCTACACAGGCATGGGCGAGGCCGCGGTCACGTGCGCAACCGACGAGACGCCCGGCGAAGTGCTCACCAGCCGCTCGGAGTGCGTGCTGACGTTCGACTTGGACGCCCCGCGCAAGGTGGTCCGCGAGTTTTACGGCAATGCGGCCGAGACGACGCAGGAAGAGTTGTGCTGCCCGGTGCAGCCGAACCCCGAAGACCTTGCCCACATCCCCAAGGAGGTCGTCGAGCGTTTCTACGGCTGCGGCTCGCCGGTGGGCGCGGCCGGGATTCAACCCGGCGAGACGACCCTGGATCTGGGCAGCGGCGCGGGCATCGACGTGTTCATCGCCGCGAAGAAGGTGGGACCCACGGGCCGGACGATCGGCGTGGACATGACGCCCCAGATGCTCGCGGTGGCGCGCGACGCGCAGAAGGACGTGGCCAGCGCGCTGGGCTACGACGTGGTGGAGTTTCGGGAGGGGTTCCTGGAGCAGATCCCGGCCGAGACCCAGTCCGTTGATCTCGTGACCTCCAACTGCGTGATCAACCTCTCGCCCGACAAGCCCCGCGTGTTCGCGGAGATGTGGCGGGTGCTGAGGGACCACGGCCGGATCGTGATTGCTGACATTGTCGCGGATCAGGAAGTCCCGCCGCACCAACGCCAGGATCCCCGGCTGTGGGGCGAGTGCATCAGCGGCGCACTGACCGAAGAGGAGTTCCTGGCTGCGCTCGAGCGCGCAGGGTTCTACGGCCTGCAGGTGTTCAAGAAAACGTTCTGGAAGGAGGTCGAGGGGTTCAAGTTTTACTCGGTCACGGTGCGCGGCTTTAAGTTCGAAAAAACCGCGGGGTGCGTGTACGCGGGCCAGACCGCCACGTACCTCGGGCCGTTCAAGGGCGCGAGCGACGAAGAGGGCCACTGGTTTCCGCGCAACGTGGCCGTCGAGGTGTGTACCGACACCGCCGCCAAGCTCTCGCACGCGCCGTACGCCGGGTTGTTCACGGTCACGGGTCTGACTGCTGAAATCCATCCCACGGCCGCAGGCTGCGATCCCGCCACAGGGTGTTGCTGA